The Tubulanus polymorphus chromosome 1, tnTubPoly1.2, whole genome shotgun sequence genome contains a region encoding:
- the LOC141898086 gene encoding centrosomal protein of 128 kDa-like — MADSEDISSGDDSDIFGDGSTQGSLASPRHSARQRMQNVNSGQVGIISSSLKDTNRNLRSVDRMLGTYRDLNTQQSSSMERLRGDLDKTMDQLKEERIRASAASSASVSPDLSRPLRSSDLEVEDGIRVRRRRRGPSFREFGRSSESDIEASSRRRGRAGRSAVRFTDDMTASTEEVHEIHQNVRDLSTDQHRLRDDLNRELDRRNKDEIENRRSMIELSDSLRRSNADLSDSVEKRLHNIQEELKGEKKTTEQRRYDVGRLSTELRQALQQQQQQPQQVPALQSAMSAEESMWKHRLSQADTQKKQIEGELENIKRRFDQSEGSKVALVRQMEELRHQLSNAEKDRTTLRSKLEEMKTEEELKERKRYKTAKEERENERRNLEREIKELKQQISRSTHLGSQEIEDVRRTLDRTERQKSQLSDSVEVMKKDMENKEKHILKLMTELQEFKIKYEECERQRNTAVSQLEDALRQLRDLTREADRYADELKKTDNQLQETEIRQDEMRTRATETVKMWKLKCKRLEKELEKYRTESEQLNQKNTHLTKDHEQMKVQFCTASQQLENMKREMGDILQIRAQQEEHLRLRDAELSDIKAIKCDLDKDVRDYRGMNEKLKEELHSSEVMYAQIKDERGHLEEKLSSVEAQCLVAQDECKTLRRELQEVSLLKAELSAQTQEMQTQRTELKNSLMGAHHIEQTLREEISLLSKQNREENEKHLRDVEQLRRQMEDIKAREIQTVQDMSRRMKRDQAEFEAEIQALKIDVSEHRSAYKMLKAKDDKSKDDIDKLHDEIGRLEDDNTVLKRKILKIRQEYQTKLQIADDDISRARKVEEELLDVQDCIKKLERDQRNILHSIGVEVNGLVELATLDSSETYDALSPGKCHSDPQRWLADMKSKLQWLQSQMKEQRTRETRLKIDMKDAVQSVETDRKLFVNELEKQNEVLEDLVIQKQFLAQREALKTDEVQVLEEQVHELSNSLRRQKEENLNKSIELEAEKHYIIEEIKDIQDSNKERDRIHERYAKLQETVNRLRDELLETRKCADEYKMDKLDADLQAARISATSSPSSSPKPKRRVRIEENVPTHDRHSHRSSRLRSSSPLRASSPVPLRPVPRSSSPAVDQKTPQPLYMTDDEFRRSFIPKSPVLGSYDDLDII, encoded by the exons ATGGCCGATAGTGAAGATATTTCCAGTGGTGATGATTCAGATATATTCGGAGATGGTTCGACTCAAGGATCGTTAGCTTCTCCGCGACATTCAGCGCGTCAAAGAATGCAAAATGTCAATTCCGGTCAAGTTGGGATCATAAGTTCTTCTTTAAAG GACACAAATAGGAATCTACGCTCAGTAGATCGGATGCTGGGTACATATAGAGATTTAAATACCCAACAATCGTCCTCCATGGAAAGG ttacgaGGAGATTTAGATAAAACAATGGACCAATTGAAAGAAGAAAGAATCAGAGCATCAGCAGCTAGTAGTGCGAGTGTCAGTCCTGATCTATCGAGACCCCTCCGATCTAGTGATCTAGAGGTTGAAGATGGTATTAGAG TACGGCGCAGGAGAAGAGGCCCATCATTCAGAGAGTTTGGG CGTTCGTCGGAAAGCGATATAGAAGCGTCGAGTCGACGGAGAGGCCGCGCCGGACGAAGCGCCGTTAGATTCACTGATGATATGACGGCTTCTACTGAAGAGGTTCACGAGATACATCAGAATGTGCGAGATTTATCGACGGATCAACATCGACTACGAGATGATTTGAATAGAGAGTTAGACAGACGTAACAA agatgaaattgaaaatagaagATCGATGATTGAATTGTCTGATAGTTTAAGGCGCTCAAATGCCGATCTT AGCGATAGCGTAGAAAAACGCCTGCATAATATACAGGAAGAATTGAaaggtgaaaagaaaactaCTGAACAAAGAAGATACGATGTAGGACGACTTTCTACTGAATTACGACAG GCATTacaacagcagcaacaacagccACAACAAGTACCAGCTTTACAATCAGCAATGTCAGCTGAGGAAAGTATGTGGAAACACCGACTAAGTCAGGCTGATACTCAGAAAAAACAG aTTGAGGGcgaattagaaaatatcaaaagacGATTTGACCAATCAGAAGGTAGTAAAGTTGCTCTAGTGAGACAG atgGAAGAATTGAGGCATCAGCTTTCAAATGCTGAGAAGGATCGCACGACTTTGCGATCAAAATTGGAAGAAATGAAAACCGAAGAAGAactaaaagaaagaaaacgcTATAAAACTG CCAAAGAGGAACGTGAAAATGAGCGTAGAAACTTGGAACGAGAGATAAAAGAACTGAAACAACAAATATCGCGATCAACTCACTTAGGATCTCAGGAAATCGAGGATGTAAGAAGAACACTGGATAGAACTGAACGTCAAAAATCTCAACTTTCTGATAGTGTTGAG GTCATGAAAAAAGACATGGAAAACAAAGAAAAGCATATTTTAAAACTGATGACGGAACTACAAGAATTTAAGATAAAATATGAAGAATGTGAACGTCAGAGGAATACGGCGGTTTCTCAATTAGAAGACGCCCTGAGACAGTTGAGAGATTTAACGAGAGAGGCTGATCGATACGCAGACGAATTGAAGAAAACAGACAATCAGCTTCAAGAAACTGAAATACGCCAAGACGAAATGAGGACTAGAGCAACAGAAACAGTAAAAAT GTGGAAACTGAAATGTAAGCGGCTAGAAAAAGAGCTGGAGAAATATCGCACGGAATCTGAACAACTCAATCAGAAAAACACGCATTTAACAAAAGATCACGAACAGATGAAAGTTCAATTTTGCACTGCCAGtcaacaattagaaaatatgaaacgaGAAATGGGAGACATTCTT CAAATTCGTGCTCAACAAGAAGAACACCTCAGACTCAGAGATGCAGAG CTTAGCGATATTAAGGCGATTAAATGTGACTTGGATAAAGATGTTCGCGATTACAGAGgcatgaatgaaaaa CTCAAAGAGGAGTTACATTCATCAGAGGTGATGTATGCGCAGATTAAAGACGAACGCGGCCATCTTGAAGAGAAACTATCCAGCGTCGAGGCTCAGTGTCTCGTCGCTCAGGATGAATGTAAAACACTTAGA agaGAACTACAAGAAGTGAGCTTACTAAAAGCTGAACTATCTGCTCAAACTCAGGAAATGCAAACACAACGCACC GAATTAAAGAACAGTTTGATGGGTGCGCATCACATAGAACAAACACTCAGGgaagaaatatcattgttatcaAAGCAAAACCGAGAG GAGAATGAGAAACATTTACGAGATGTTGAACAGTTACGCCGACAAATGGAAGATATCAAG GCGAGAGAAATTCAGACTGTACAAGATATGTCGAGAAGAATGAAAAGGGATCAGGCTGAATTTGAAGCTGAAATACAAGCCCTAAAA ATTGATGTCTCAGAACATAGATCTGCTTATAAAATGTTAAAGGCTAAAGATGATAAGAGCAAAGATGATATCGATAAACTTCACGATGAGATTGGAAGACTAGAAGATGATAACACCGTATTGAAACgtaaaatactgaaaataagaCAGGAATATCAAACTAAACTACAAATAGCTGATGATGATATAAGCAG GGCCAGGAAAGTTGAAGAGGAGTTGTTGGATGTTCAAGACTGTATAAAAAAATTAGAGCGCGACCAGAGG aatattttACATTCAATTGGTGTTGAAGTAAACGGTTTAGTTGAACTTGCAACTCTTGATTCGAGTGAAACTTATGAT GCTTTGTCTCCAGGAAAGTGCCACAGTGACCCTCAACGATGGCTAGCTGATATGAAG aGTAAATTGCAATGGTTACAGTCACAGATGAAGGAACAAAGAACTCGAGAAACTCGCCTTAAAATAGATATGAAGGATGCCGTACAATCAGTCGAAACTGATAGGAAATTATTTGTGAATGAActggaaaaacaaaatgaagtCTTAGAAGACCTAGTCATACAGAAACAAT TCCTGGCTCAGCGCGAAGCATTGAAAACAGATGAGGTTCAAGTTCTCGAA GAACAAGTACATGAACTGTCGAATTCTCTTCGTCGACAAAAGGAGGAAAACCTCAACAAATCGATAGAACTTGAGGCGGAAAAGCATTATATCatagaagaaatcaaagaTATACAAGATTCAAACAAAGAAAGAGATAGAATTCATGAAAGATACGCGAA aTTACAAGAGACAGTGAATCGTTTACGAGATGAACTTCTAGAAACTAGAAAATGTGCCGATGAGTACAAG ATGGACAAACTGGATGCGGATCTGCAAGCAGCTCGTATCAGCGCTACGAGTAGCCCTTCATCCTCTCCGAAACCTAAACGACGCGTGAGAATCGAAGAAAATGTTCCCACTCACGATCGCCACAGTCATCGGTCGAGTCGACTACGATCATCGTCTCCGTTACGAGCGTCTTCTCCCGTTCCTCTACGGCCTGTTCCTCGCAGTAGTAGTCCTGCAGTCGATCAGAAAACTCCTCAACCGCTCTACATGACCGATGATGAATTCCGTAGAAGTTTTATACCCAAGTCACCAGTTCTAGGATCGTACGATGATCTGGATATTATATAA
- the LOC141915210 gene encoding cilia- and flagella-associated protein 337-like: MDSPDENAGQGNTTVWTASPDPEKVPRRTSIWSNDREGADSGLQNGTPSQQERRMSQFSQKMDSLEIPRTSRSVFQKVSSAVIAINRMKRAVNNENNELENSSAQLVQSDGKTTKKSGDSVKLEEQITNEKLTNLQQIFEEADEDGGGGLDIDEFRYAMRQTMGAVDDHELEIVFMKVDTNCDGTVDWDEYLSYMLLEYKEKDQMTSMLQEKPFPKSLKDVECNHRDDITTITFLPSLINRHGNSADDIDYLHGRYITISKEGVINLWSLDMNHLKTYHANGSNERTRSIWVTDLVCMPNVSMVAIASTQRDIALYDLNASKFEKHYRISGLDHCALCMDYWFDTKDMNKGILLWGDGGGNVCGVKFNECMLGGLFGAYPGKQVHGQRIPFPELLKGQAKGVQAYRMTGLHDDWVSQVKYFPTLDSFISCSVSSTNSMYLGDFEQKKSSSYFSVKKGILCFDYSKITNIIVTGGVDHLVRLWNPYVTSKAIVVFKGHAKAVTHVMINNVREQVISIAKDKTIRVFNMADQSCAQVIPGIKIPMGPHVISAAFYNPQTQSLILTTNQLAYFERKDEERHQEIKSHMKPICAALYNKLFNQVVSACHASVVSVWDLDTGQKVIQFTNAHKVVERGEERGVEITAMEFDPTGRRLITGARDGTVKIWNFNNGACLRELDTPGGCEVTGIVCPKQRIVIAGWNRRISTFIDAKDAEDIGKVWASWHKDDILSVAFYPRSSIIATSSYNGDIIIWSLETAHALSHINVNESAYPQTTSRLSTQYFSNRSCSSLESSKTPVKGGRAITVKEMIALNTQEATAGRRSGMSTSHGHRSGWKTPEIDGRRTSFDASSPVSNRRASVADRGSSKRRGSRVNTGGSDSRKDKSNLESCAEDSEHDATPPSPGIHSLISDDSVKLTQSLIDAYRNKHAASVDNIVFLQTRETGPSTATLMAAGAEGWVRAWSIHHKGGLKGQFIASHKPGESITAMSTDTKNQFLMTGDTLGYVKIWDITEYCISKRQLEQMKPVSHEELEKLFPYVRFANDPIVRKIKRRAMANVISVSSEPPPTSKPDETMHGPPTLNSFKAHTKAVTHIEFVEDRKLLITSSLDCSVRLWTLCGRYIGTFGQPDPWEKLPKVMNVKEREVTMPPDIRKCASAGTLQVLKGGMAQKWKMARNIVLIWLTKARKQQQHLDSLNESIIETPHTDTDEDESEKEPALEHILGRHYKAKVRHRIPPQLPPIRHNQSQVVVYSSLPFHDMVPINDFVPPPFLQEVLDRQHGGGAAQETSKFGQKMRTFMSKQRTVRALNSACGANNRRRRTLESRRKTLFRHQSPSSPVSSR; encoded by the exons ATGGACAGCCCTGATGAAAACGCTGGTCAAGGAAACACAACTGTGTGGACAGCAAGCCCAGATCCGGAAAAAGTTCCCAGACGTACATCAATTTGGTCGAATGACAGAGAAGGTGCAGATTCAGGTTTACAAAATGGAACTCCCTCGCAGCAAGAGCGTCGTATGTCTCAGTTTAGCCAAAAGATGGATTCACTGGAAATTCCTCGAACATCGCGTTCCGTATTTCAGAAAGTATCCAGCGCTGTAATTGCGATCAACAGAATGAAACGCGCCGTCAACAACGAGAATAATGAGCTTGAAAACTCATCTGCTCAACTCGTTCAAAGCGAcggaaaaacgacgaaaaAATCCGGCGATTCGGTGAAACTGGAGGAACAAATAACGAACGAAAAACTAACGAATTTACAACAGATATTCGAAGAGGCGGATGAAGATGGCGGGGGTGGGTTAGATATAGACGAATTTCGATACGCCATGAGGCAGACCATGGGTGCCGTCGATGACCACGAGTTGGAGATAGTTTTCATGAAAGTGGACACGAATTGCGATGGAACTGTCGACTGGGATGAATACCTGTCCTATATGTTGCTCGAGTACAAAGAGAAAGATCAAATGACCAGTATGCTTCAAGAGAAACCGTTCCCTAAATCTCTCAAAGATGTCGAATGCAATCACAGAGATGATATAACGACGATTACGTTTTTACCATCTCTAATAAATCGACACGGTAATTCTGCCGATGATATAGATTACCTCCACGGACGATACATTACAATCAGTAAAGAAGGTGTCATCAATTTATGGTCGTTAGATATGAACCATCTGAAAACGTACCACGCAAACGGTTCGAACGAGAGAACTAGATCTATTTGGGTAACCGATTTGGTGTGTATGCCTAATGTTAGTATGGTGGCCATTGCTTCAACCCAAAGAGATATCGCACTTTACGATCTTAATGCAAGTAAGTTTGAAAAGCATTACCGTATAAGTGGATTAGATCATTGTGCTTTATGCATGGATTACTGGTTTGACACTAAAGATATGAATAAAGGAATTCTCCTTTGGGGAGACGGAGGAGGTAACGTGTGCGGGGTCAAATTTAATGAGTGCATGTTGGGTGGATTGTTCGGCGCATATCCCGGTAAGCAGGTGCACGGTCAACGGATACCGTTTCCCGAGTTGCTGAAGGGCCAAGCGAAGGGTGTGCAAGCGTACAGGATGACTGGTTTACACGATGACTGGGTTAGTcaagtgaaatattttcccACGTTAGACTCTTTCATATCTTGTTCGGTATCGAGCACAAATTCGATGTATCTCGGCGATTTTGAACAGAAAAAGTCCAGTTCGTACTTCAGCGTGAAGAAAGGAATTCTATGTTTCGACTATAGTAAAATAACGAACATCATCGTCACAGGAGGAGTCGATCATTTGGTAAGATTGTGGAATCCATACGTCACCAGTAAAGCTATCGTCGTCTTCAAAGGTCACGCTAAAGCGGTCACTCACGTCATGATAAACAATGTCAGAGAACAAGTGATAAGCATCGCTAAAGATAAGACAATTAGAGTATTCAATATGGCGGATCAAAGTTGCGCGCAGGTTATACCCGGGATCAAAATACCGATGGGTCCACACGTGATCTCAGCGGCATTTTACAATCCGCAGACGCAATCTCTCATCCTTACTACCAATCAGTTAGCGTATTTTGAACGTAAAGACGAAGAAAGGCATCAGGAAATAAAATCGCACATGAAGCCAATATGTGCCGCACTTTATAACAAATTATTCAACCAGGTCGTAAGTGCGTGCCATGCGTCGGTCGTCAGTGTTTGGGATTTGGATACTGGGCAAAAGGTCATCCAATTCACAAATGCCCACAAAGTAGTGGAACGTGGAGAGGAACGAGGTGTCGAAATAACAGCCATGGAATTCGATCCAACAGGTCGGCGATTGATAACAGGGGCCAGGGATGGAACCGTTAAAATCTGGAATTTCAACAACGGAGCCTGTCTTAGAGAGCTCGATACGCCAGGAGGTTGCGAGGTCACAGGAATCGTCTGTCCGAAGCAGAGGATTGTGATCGCTGGTTGGAACAGGCGAATATCTACATTCATCGACGCGAAAGATGCAGAAGACATCGGTAAAGTTTGGGCATCTTGGCACAAAGATGACATCCTCTCAGTAGCATTTTACCCGCGCTCGAGTATCATTGCAACGAGTTCGTATAACGGCGATATAATAATATGGTCACTGGAAACAGCTCATGCCCTGAGTCATATCAATGTTAACGAAAGTGCCTATCCACAAACAACATCGCGACTAAGTACACAGTACTTCTCCAATAGAAGCTGCAGTAGTTTGGAATCATCGAAAACTCCGGTTAAAGGTGGTAGAGCTATCACCGTGAAAGAAATGATAGCACTGAACACGCAAGAAGCGACTGCTGGTAGGCGATCGGGTATGTCAACCTCTCACGGTCATAGATCGGGATGGAAGACACCTGAAATCGACGGTCGTAGGACCAGTTTCGATGCCAGCAGTCCAGTGAGTAATCGCAGAGCGAGTGTAGCGGACAGAGGCAGTAGCAAGCGACGAGGGAGTAGAGTCAATACGGGAGGTAGTGATAGCCGTAAGGATAAGAGTAACCTCGAAAGTTGTGCTGAAGACAGTGAACACGACGCTACACCTCCCTCTCCAGGAATACACTCTCTCATTTCTGATGACAGTGTAAAATTAACGCAGTCACTTATTGATGCCTATAGGAATAAACACGCTGCATCAGTTGATAACATAGTTTTTTTACAAACTCGCGAAACCGGTCCCAGTACAGCAACTTTGATGGCAGCTGGAGCGGAGGGCTGGGTTCGAGCCTGGTCTATACATCACAAAGGTGGGCTCAAAGGTCAATTCATCGCATCCCACAAACCCGGGGAGTCAATTACTGCCATGTCGACTGACACTAAAAACCAGTTTCTCATGACCGGCGATACGTTAGGTTACGTCAAAATCTGGGACATTACCGAATATTGCATATCTAAAAGGCAACTAGAACAAATGAAGCCGGTCAGTCATGAGGAACTCGAAAAACTATTTCCGTATGTGCGATTTGCAAATGATCCGATCGTCAGGAAAATCAAACGCAGAGCAATGGCGAATGTAATTAGTGTTAGTAGCGAGCCACCTCCTACAAGTAAACCGGACGAGACAATGCACGGTCCTCCAACACTTAATTCTTTCAAGGCTCATACTAAAGCTGTAACTCACATCGAGTTTGTTGAAGATAGAAAGCTACTCATAACCAGTAGTTTAGATTGTTCTGTTCGCTTATGGACATTGTGCGGAAGGTACATAGGTACGTTTGGCCAACCCGACCCTTGGGAAAAACTACCAAAAGTCATGAACGTAAAAGAACGAGAAGTAACGATGCCACCAGATATAAGAAAATGTGCATCTGCCGGAACACTTCAGGTTCTCAAAGGTGGAATGGCACAGAAATGGAAGATGGCAAGAAACATCGTGTTGATTTGGTTGACTAAAGCGAGAAAGCAGCAGCAACATTTAGATAGTTTGAATGAATCGATTATAGAAACACCGCACACAGATACCGACGAAGACGAGAGTGAGAAAGAACCGGCGTTAGAACATATACTTGGAAGACATTACAAAGCTAAAGTGAGACACAGAATTCCACCGCAGTTGCCTCCAATTCGACATAATCAGAGTCAG GTGGTTGTTTATTCAAGTCTTCCTTTTCACGATATGGTTCCAATCAACGACTTCGTACCACCACCGTTTTTACAAGAAGTGCTCGATCGACAACATGGAGGTGGAGCCGCGCAGGAAACTTCCAAATTTGGCCAAAAA ATGAGAACGTTTATGTCGAAACAAAGGACTGTTCGAGCTTTGAACAGCGCTTGTGGTGCCAACAATCGCCGACGACGTACGCTTGAATCCCGCAGAAAAACATTGTTTCGCCACCAGTCCCCATCATCACCAGTCAGCTCTCGCTAA